The following proteins are co-located in the Bacteroides sp. genome:
- a CDS encoding DUF302 domain-containing protein, giving the protein MSFYFSTKMKNTSYEDAILLVTEELKKEGFGVLTQIDVKDTLKKRIDKDIRPYIILGACNPQFAHQGLQVEPKLGAFLPCNVVVEVLEDGEVEVSMVDPVAMVSPVKNEELDQFALEIRERVKRIIEGTARRVS; this is encoded by the coding sequence ATGAGTTTTTATTTCAGCACAAAGATGAAAAACACCTCCTACGAGGACGCGATCTTACTGGTCACAGAAGAACTGAAGAAAGAAGGTTTTGGGGTGTTGACCCAGATTGATGTGAAAGACACGCTGAAGAAACGGATTGATAAAGATATCCGCCCTTACATCATCCTTGGTGCCTGTAACCCCCAATTTGCGCACCAGGGCTTGCAGGTTGAGCCGAAACTTGGTGCTTTTCTTCCCTGCAACGTGGTGGTGGAAGTGCTCGAGGACGGAGAGGTGGAGGTTTCGATGGTCGATCCTGTGGCTATGGTTTCCCCGGTAAAGAATGAGGAACTTGATCAATTTGCGTTAGAGATCCGCGAACGGGTAAAGCGAATCATTGAAGGCACGGCCCGCCGGGTTTCATAA